The Helianthus annuus cultivar XRQ/B chromosome 16, HanXRQr2.0-SUNRISE, whole genome shotgun sequence genome includes a window with the following:
- the LOC110919367 gene encoding uncharacterized protein LOC110919367 — protein MYNVEGTIIGVDLEEDWKYVRCTICRKKTTFSDARYLCLKCNRYVVNPRHSYKLAVQLWNQEKEITCVLFDDAANLLLGLTAEQLIIKTLSEGANDPYWIYEFLMDALCARHVIFRIRVDDYNLAPTYSPRFTVSKYLGDDINNLATTLLPSTCPSADVLHDEASEFLCRINDDEWDMIHESLWGPRILPTESKTSLSSAIVDTEHEVDYANSQFAPTNDPKNTPNLSDADQTTTQQEENTSSVVDNVEHEVDTGNSKCSRVDDARCTPTSSDVHNATSQEEW, from the exons ATGTACAATGTTGAAGGCACAATAATTGGTGTTGATTTGGAGGAGGATTGGAAGTACGTTCGGTGTACCATATGTCGTAAGAAGACGACTTTTTCAGATGCACGCTACCTTTGTTTGAAATGCAATAGATATGTCGTCAATCCCCGTCATTC GTATAAACTGGCTGTTCAATTATGGAACCAAGAAAAAGAGATTACATGTGTTCTCTTTGACGATGCTGCAAATCTTCTTCTCGGACTTACGGCTGAACAATTGATTATAAAGACCTTATCAGag GGTGCTAATGATCCGTATTGGATATATGAATTTCTGATGGACGCTTTATGTGCTCGGCATGTGATTTTTAGGATAAGAGTTGATGATTACAATTTGGCACCTACTTACAGTCCACGCTTCACCGTATCAAAATACTTGGGTGACGATATTAATAATCTTGCTACCACTTTACTTCCTTCAACATGTCCTTCTGCTGATGTTCTCCATGACGAAGCTAGCGAGTTTTTATGTCGGATCAATGATGATGAATGGGACATGATACACGAGTCATTATGGGGACCACGTATTTTGCCGACAGAATCTAAAACGTCGTTGTCATCG GCGATTGTTGATACGGAACATGAGGTTGATTATGCTAATTCTCAGTTTGCCCCAACAAATGATCCCAAAAATACGCCAAATTTGTCAGATGCGGACCAGACGACAACTCAACAAGAAGAAAATACGTCATCG GTGGTTGATAACGTGGAACATGAGGTCGACACTGGCAATTCTAAATGTTCCCGGGTAGATGATGCTAGATGTACACCAACTTCATCAGATGTCCACAATGCAACAAGTCAAGAAGAATGGTAG
- the LOC118488200 gene encoding uncharacterized protein LOC118488200, whose protein sequence is MTSTGGRVCSELNDSRGPYAFRLNGHNHHRIGSLIPTHDDGRPRFAQLYIYDTAHEIDNRFYALRNCVPSSSDESIFRSLVVDLLAMLDENNVLVQAFRMARERFDDSSRQPVRLRLLGTRNTQARQYNLPTASELAALIPSDGNPTDSRDILIQERDTYTTKRISELHPSYMSLQYPLLFPYGEDGYHPNIPLSRNTSARRKSISLREYYRYRLHVRDTEARTLHLSGRLFQTYVVDAYSAVLESELDWYRRNQATIRSDLYNGLYDHVCNGETTCEFVGRRVILPASFTGGPRYMLQQYQDAMVICRWAGTPDLFITMTCNPRWPEVDRHISATTPGRTTSDRPDILARVFKIRLDELIKDLRKKIILARRRLVLIYTIEFQKRGLPHCHALLFLEPVDKIGTTEDIDRYISAELPSELQDPAAFAVISKQMMHGPCGELNPSSPCMHNQKCTKGYPKNYCDETFIRNDGWPCYKRPNNSRTVRVGSQDIRLDNRYVVPYNRDLLVKYGCHINMEWCNQGMLVKYLFTYLNKGPDRATAVLEGPNSRTSFASLLRNENEIEEYINCRYISAIEACWKLFSFDMNYRSVAVERLPFHEEGCNRVYFRDDADVADVAQRSTSAFSKFTAWMEANRNHPEGRNLTYVEYPTHYTWHEKDRQWMPRYGGNTIGRIYHVNPSMGEKYYLRLLLNVVRGPHSFKEIRTVDGVEYPNYMLACKALSLLGDDVEWVEDIREAYQWKLGNQLRELFVTILLFCTVSDQSKLFYDCLEYLSEDVAFKQRALLGNQLVVFTDEEILNYTLVEINSILNNHNKSLADFPTLPQLDPHLTDDGSNGLIIAEKTYNVQEEAVKFNELHSGLNAFQSGGTGKTYLWRTLIACLRSRRKIVLSVASSGIASMLLPGGRTAHSRFRIPIDIENDSCCSIDYGSNLAQLINAADLIIWDGAPLQHRYAFEAVDRTFRDVCRDNMVDARHRVFGGKVVVLGGDFRQILPVVPHAPRSQIVASVVNKSDTIWNACKVFHLTTNMRLQNANISGDSLEKMKRFSNWILAMGAGRLPTISLVGEDEPTWIKMPNDLLIPVSENPIGAVVSNTFPDILERVNDIHYLKERCILCPTNDEVDKINLHVLEKMPGELQELLSADEICQSTNNYDEMCALYPPEFLNTLNFSGISNHRLQLKIGAPVILMRNLNLQKGLCNGTRLVVTQISRRVIEAVIITDVFGVLRAWGPVNTESSNVQSCNREIRHIVLSDER, encoded by the exons ATGACGTCAACCGGTGGGAGAGTATGTTCGGAATTAAATGATAGTCGTGGTCCGTATGCCTTTCGCTTGAATGGACACAACCATCATAGAATTGGCTCTCTGATTCCAACTCATGATGATGGTCGGCCTAGATTTGCGCAATTATATATTTATGACACGGCCCATGAAATTGATAATCGCTTTTATGCTTTAAGAAACTGTGTTCCATCATCTTCTGATGAATCCATTTTTCGTTCGTTGGTGGTTGACTTGCTGGCCATGCTTGATGAAAATAATGTATTAGTACAAGCGTTTAGGATGGCTAGGGAAAGGTTTGATGATTCGTCTAGGCAACCAGTTAGACTTCGCTTGCTTGGCACACGAAATACACAGGCTCGTCAATATAATTTACCCACAGCTTCCGAATTGGCTGCATTAATTCCAAGTGATGGTAATCCAACTGACTCGCGTGACATCCTTATTCAAGAGCGAGATACTTATACTACAAAACGCATTTCGGAGCTGCACCCAAGTTACATGTCTTTGCAATATCCGTTGCTCTTTCCTTATGGAGAGGATGGGTACCATCCAAACATTCCCTTATCACGTAATACGTCGGCAAGGAGGAAAAGCATATCTTTAAGGGAATACTATCGGTATCGTTTACATGTTAGGGATACTGAAGCTAGAACGTTGCACTTATCTGGCCGTTTGTTTCAGACGTATGTCGTTGATGCTTATAGTGCTGTTCTAGAGAGTGAATTAGATTGGTATAGGCGAAACCAAGCTACGATTCGTTCAGATCTATATAACGGATTGTATGATCATGTATGTAATGGAGAAACAACGTGTGAGTTTGTTGGACGCAGGGTTATTCTACCAGCGTCATTTACTGGGGGGCCAAGGTATATGCTACAACAATATCAAGATGCAATGGTGATTTGCCGTTGGGCTGGGACACCAGATCTTTTTATTACCATGACTTGCAACCCGAGATGGCCTGAAGTTGACCGTCACATTAGTGCTACCACACCTGGGCGGACAACATCAGATAGACCAGACATTCTTGCACGCGTTTTTAAAATTCGGCTTGATGAGCTTATTAAAGATTTAAGGAAAAAAATCATTTTGGCAAGACGAAGGCTGGTAC TTATTTACACAATTGAATTCCAAAAACGTGGACTTCCGCATTGTCATGCTTTGCTTTTTCTAGAACCTGTGGATAAGATTGGTACAACGGAAGATATTGATAGATATATATCCGCTGAACTTCCTTCTGAATTGCAAGATCCTGCTGCTTTTGCAGTTATTAGCAAGCAAATGATGCATGGACCATGTGGTGAACTAAATCCATCCAGTCCTTGTATGCATAATCAGAAATGTACGAAAGGGTATCCAAAGAACTATTGTGATGAAACATTTATAAGAAATGATGGGTGGCCCTGTTATAAAAGGCCAAACAATTCAAGAACAGTCCGGGTTGGTAGTCAAGATATTAGGCTTGATAATCGATATGTGGTTCCTTATAACCGTGACTTACTTGTCAAATATGGTTGCCATATAAATATGGAGTGGTGTAACCAGGGTATGTTGGTTAAGTACTTATTCACGTATCTTAACAAAGGTCCAGATCGTGCAACTGCAGTCTTGGAAGGTCCTAACAGTAGAACGTCTTTTGCATCGTTGTTACGAAACGAAAATGAAATTGAAGAATATATAAATTGTCGGTACATTTCAGCGATAGAAGCGTGTTGGAAGCTGTTTTCATTTGACATGAATTACCGTTCAGTTGCGGTTGAAAGACTACCATTCCATGAAGAAGGTTGTAATAGAGTCTATTTCCGAGATGATGCTGATGTTGCTGATGTAGCACAACGATCAACATCTGCCTTTTCTAAGTTCACTGCATGGATGGAGGCAAATCGGAATCACCCAGAGGGTCGGAATTTAACCTACGTTGAGTACCCAACTCATTACACGTGGCATGAAAAGGATAGGCAATGGATGCCAAGGTATGGTGGTAATACTATTGGTCGCATTTATCATGTGAATCCTTCTATGGGTGAGAAGTATTATCTTCGTTTGTTATTAAATGTTGTTCGCGGTCCACATAGCTTCAAAGAAATTCGTACAGTTGACGGTGTCGAGTATCCAAATTATATGTTAGCTTGTAAAGCACTAAGTTTGCTTGGAGACGATGTTGAATGGGTTGAGGATATACGTGAAGCCTACCAGTGGAAGTTAGGGAATCAATTGCGTGAGTTGTTTGTGACGATTCTTTTATTCTGCACAGTTAGTGATCAGTCGAAGTTATTTTATGACTGTCTTGAATACTTATCCGAAGATGTTGCTTTCAAACAGAGAGCACTTCTAGGTAACCAACTTGTGGTGTTCACGGATGAGGAGATACTTAACTACACGTTGGTTGAGATAAATTCAATTTTAAACAATCACAACAAATCATTGGCCGACTTTCCAACTCTACCTCAGCTTGATCCTCATTTAACGGATGATGGTTCCAATGGGTTGATTATTGCTGAAAAAACATATAATGTGCAAGAAGAAGCTGTGAAATTCAATGAGCTACATAGCGGGTTAAATGCTTTTCAAAG CGGAGGGACAGGTAAAACGTACTTGTGGAGAACACTTATTGCTTGCCTTCGTTCACGTAGGAAAATTGTATTATCCGTTGCATCGTCCGGAATTGCATCTATGTTGTTACCTGGGGGTCGTACCGCACATTCACGGTTTCGCATTCCTATAGATATTGAAAATGATtcatgttgttcgatcgactacgGCAGCAACCTTGCTCAGTTAATCAACGCTGCTGATCTAATAATTTGGGACGGAGCACCTTTACAACACAGGTATGCATTTGAGGCTGTTGACCGAACCTTTAGAGATGTTTGTCGTGATAACATGGTTGACGCTCGGCATCGAGTATTTGGGGGAAAAGTTGTGGTTCTTGGAGGTGATTTTCGTCAAATTTTACCGGTTGTTCCGCATGCCCCACGTAGTCAGATTGTCGCGTCTGTTGTTAACAAGTCAGACACAATATGGAATGCATGTAAGGTATTTCATTTGACGACTAATATGCGCTTACAGAATGCAAATATCAGTGGAGATTCGCTTGAAAAAATGAAAAGGTTCAGCAATTGGATCTTGGCCATGGGGGCCGGTCGCTTGCCTACAATTTCATTGGTGGGGGAAGATGAACCTACGTGGATCAAAATGCCTAATGATCTTTTAATCCCGGTTTCTGAAAATCCGATTGGTGCAGTGGTTTCCAATACCTTTCCTGATATTTTAGAGAGAGTCAATGACATTCACTATTTAAAAGAACGCTGCATTTTGTGCCCAACGAATGATGAGGTCGATAAGATCAACCTTCACGTCCTTGAAAAAATGCCAGGTGAACTTCAAGAATTGTTAAGTGCTGATGAAATATGTCAAAGCACAAACAACTATGACGAGATGTGTGCTTTGTATCCACCTGAGTTTCTTAACACGTTGAATTTTTCTGGGATTTCAAACCATAGGTTACAGTTAAAGATCGGTGCACCGGTTATTTTGATGCGCAACTTAAATTTGCAAAAGGGCTTGTGTAATGGTACACGGTTGGTGGTTACACAAATTAGTCGGCGTGTTATTGAGGCAGTAATTATTACCG ATGTTTTTGGGGTACTACGCGCATGGGGTCCTGTTAACACTGAATCTTCAAACGTTCAGTCATGTAATCGGGAGATTCGTCACATAGTTTTATCTGATGAGCGGTAA
- the LOC110917931 gene encoding uncharacterized protein LOC110917931 yields the protein MAMFSTFLYFSSVAVIHVLINIETLPMNSTSCFLSLPSVAGFMSLNMEQHPGFLLLNMEQQIEDATMDKAVKVASMDNSFLSPIVCKPTNESDKEIDDVEFEASNGGHKDIPSSIEDSQQASICESFYELAKVSKFKRFDKRANALKTWKWDEVIQIDSETEDEEEDVTPVIKRAKHAFVVESKVVG from the exons ATGGCCATGTTCTCCACCTTCCTATATTTTAGCTCCGTTGCAGTTATACATGTGCTTATAAATATTGAAACCTTGCCGATGAATAGTACATCCTGCTTTCTTTCTTTACCTTCTGTCGCTGGGTTTATGTCGTTGAACATGGAGCAGCATCCTGGGTTTTTGTTGCTGAACATGGAGCAGCAGATTGAAGATGCAACAATGGATAAAGCTGTTAAA GTTGCATCAATGGACAACTCCTTCCTTAGCCCAATCGTGTGTAAACCTACAAATGAATCGGATAAG GAAATTGATGACGTGGAGTTTGAGGCATCGAATGGTGGTCACAAAGACATTCCATCCAGTATCGAGGATAGCCAGCAAGCAAGCATCTGTGAATCTTTCTATGAATTGGCAAAA GTTAGCAAGTTTAAGAGATTCGACAAAAGGGCAAATGCTTTAAAGACTTGGAAGTGGGATGAAGTGATACAAATTGATAGTGAAACCGAAGATGAAGAAGAGGATGTTACACCTGTGATAAAAAGAGCTAAGCATGCTTTTGTTGTTGAATCAAAAGTTGTTGGGTAG